A region of Phycisphaerae bacterium DNA encodes the following proteins:
- a CDS encoding class I SAM-dependent methyltransferase produces the protein MFLDQIYRQMRENGTAFTACADELLDGLRRTRASMSADEWKAFAVRVSMNHPLRPLLLEDPFTRRAAEKPRGYAGDAVMIDYIYGHYEINGTSKRGRAVLDYLLSRPLSQAVRNRRDALTRAIDDMAAERPDAEVLALACGHLREAMDCKAIVQRRLGRFVALDHDPNSLRIVEEQFRACGVVTVCRSVFDMNFADLGRFDLIYSAGLYDYIWQGAAKQLTSYVFAMLKPGGRLLIANVTPEEPDAGYMEAIMDWWLIYRTDEQLAALAQQIPRSEIGAQSVFRDPTGCVAFLELVRA, from the coding sequence ATGTTTCTGGATCAGATCTATCGCCAGATGCGCGAAAACGGAACGGCGTTCACCGCCTGTGCCGATGAGCTGCTGGACGGGCTTCGGCGCACCCGGGCTTCGATGTCCGCCGACGAGTGGAAAGCCTTTGCCGTGCGGGTCTCCATGAACCACCCGCTCCGGCCGCTCCTGCTCGAGGACCCGTTCACTCGCCGTGCGGCCGAGAAGCCTCGCGGATACGCCGGCGACGCGGTGATGATCGACTACATCTACGGCCACTACGAAATCAACGGAACGTCGAAACGCGGCCGGGCCGTCCTGGACTATCTCCTGAGCCGGCCGCTCTCGCAGGCCGTACGCAACCGGCGGGACGCCCTGACCCGGGCGATCGATGACATGGCCGCGGAAAGGCCGGACGCGGAGGTGCTCGCTCTGGCCTGCGGTCACCTGAGAGAGGCAATGGACTGCAAGGCGATTGTTCAGCGCCGGCTCGGCCGGTTCGTCGCCCTGGATCACGATCCCAACAGCCTCAGGATCGTGGAAGAACAGTTCAGAGCATGCGGCGTGGTCACCGTCTGCCGATCGGTGTTCGACATGAACTTCGCCGACCTCGGGCGGTTCGACCTCATCTACAGCGCGGGGCTCTACGACTACATCTGGCAGGGTGCGGCCAAGCAGCTGACCAGCTACGTGTTCGCGATGCTGAAACCGGGCGGCAGGCTGCTGATTGCCAACGTCACCCCCGAGGAACCCGATGCCGGGTACATGGAAGCGATCATGGACTGGTGGCTGATCTACCGGACCGATGAACAGCTCGCCGCCCTCGCCCAACAGATTCCTCGATCCGAGATCGGGGCCCAGAGCGTGTTCAGGGATCCGACCGGATGTGTCGCATTCCTGGAACTCGTTCGCGCCTGA
- a CDS encoding outer membrane protein transport protein: MLFIGREVQHIVGRFLRVKPPRLIGVLWLTWAWSFAALATDGVEPIGVSMQARARGGADVAVGDSVLSQIDNPANLCLSPRDLCKLDFAGKLGILDVRWRGPLDSDDSEVKLIPLVNAGIAVPLNDRLTFGVALNSKAGLGTRFSFRHLFIPFWNRREASDMKMVSMPISLGYKLTDKLSFGLGGRFEAATSEFSTVLGPADIEFGRGYAYGGGFNAGLHYKAAETLSLGLAYRSPTWFGDLSGGKGKASLLGCLPVSLGEVALEDLKGAQRIAAGAAWDATPWLKIIGEVRWLNYDQSTFHRTRIRIHSPIDFSCPFPLGYCDQWAFILGSEFKLSEHWRLGAGYHFATPNTDRYNLTPMGSITSTHHGTIGLRYETRKWWVGGGYVIAFPRSIDGPGSSHILLGTDYGDGHLAQTQHLISMGFGFSW; encoded by the coding sequence ATGTTGTTCATCGGGCGCGAGGTTCAGCACATCGTGGGCAGGTTCCTCCGGGTCAAACCACCGCGGCTCATTGGTGTCCTCTGGCTCACCTGGGCATGGTCGTTTGCGGCACTCGCGACCGACGGCGTCGAACCGATCGGCGTGAGCATGCAGGCCCGGGCCCGCGGAGGCGCGGATGTGGCTGTCGGCGATTCCGTTCTCTCCCAGATCGATAATCCCGCCAACCTGTGCCTTTCACCGCGTGATTTGTGCAAACTCGATTTCGCCGGCAAGCTGGGCATCCTTGACGTCCGATGGCGAGGGCCGCTGGATTCCGACGACTCGGAAGTCAAGCTCATTCCGCTGGTCAACGCGGGCATTGCCGTTCCGCTCAACGACCGGCTGACCTTTGGTGTTGCCCTGAACTCCAAGGCTGGCCTTGGCACCCGCTTTTCGTTCCGGCATCTGTTCATTCCCTTCTGGAACCGGCGTGAAGCTTCGGACATGAAGATGGTCAGCATGCCGATCAGCCTGGGGTACAAGCTGACCGACAAGCTGTCCTTCGGGCTCGGCGGACGATTCGAAGCCGCCACGTCGGAATTCAGCACCGTCCTGGGACCGGCCGACATCGAGTTCGGTCGCGGGTACGCCTACGGCGGCGGTTTCAACGCCGGCCTGCACTACAAGGCGGCGGAGACGCTATCGTTAGGACTCGCCTATCGTTCGCCGACCTGGTTCGGTGATCTGTCGGGCGGGAAAGGCAAGGCCTCGCTCTTGGGTTGTCTTCCCGTGTCCCTCGGCGAAGTGGCCCTCGAGGATCTGAAGGGCGCCCAGCGAATCGCCGCTGGCGCCGCCTGGGATGCAACCCCGTGGCTGAAGATCATCGGCGAGGTCCGGTGGCTCAACTATGACCAGAGCACGTTTCACCGCACCCGCATCCGAATCCACTCGCCGATTGACTTCAGCTGTCCCTTTCCGCTGGGGTATTGCGATCAGTGGGCGTTCATTCTGGGCAGCGAATTCAAGCTCAGCGAGCATTGGCGGCTCGGTGCGGGCTATCACTTCGCCACGCCCAACACCGATCGCTACAACCTCACCCCCATGGGATCGATCACGTCCACCCATCACGGGACGATCGGGCTGCGTTATGAGACCCGGAAATGGTGGGTCGGCGGCGGCTACGTCATCGCCTTCCCGAGATCCATCGACGGTCCTGGAAGCAGCCACATTCTGCTGGGCACCGACTACGGCGACGGACACCTTGCCCAGACGCAGCATCTCATCTCGATGGGCTTCGGTTTCAGTTGGTGA